The sequence CTGCCGATCGACCTCCCGCACCCGCGGTTCCTCGTCCGCCGCCCGCGCGAGTCCGTCCGCGCCGCTCAGGCACCAGTCGAGGTGACGCCCCCGCGTCCGCGCCGACTCCCCGGCCCCGTCGAGCCGTTCGGCGCCGTACTGCCGGATCGTCTCCTGCGCCCGGTAGCGGGTGCCGTGCGCGGACGGCACGGCGGTGAGCAGGCTCTGCTCGGCGAGCCGGCCGAGTCCGTCGGCGACGGCGCCCGCGTCGAGCGGAGCGAAGCCCGCCACCTCGACCGCGGCCCCGGCCGTGAACGGCAGCACGAACGCCGACACCCGCCGCAGCAGCGCCCGGTCGGCGGGCTCCAGCAGTTCGTGGCTCCAGTCCAGGACCGCCCGCACCGAGCGATGCCGGTCGTCGGCGCGCGGGCCGCCCGCCAGGATCCGCAACTGGTCGGACAGCCCGGCCCGGAGCCCGTCCAGCCCGAGTGTCGGCCATCGGGCGGCCGCCAGCTCGATCGCCAGCGCCATCCCGTCGAGCCGCTCGCAGAGGGCCGCGACGCCGTCCCGGAGCGCCGGGTCCGGGGCCGCCCCGGCCGCCGCGGTGGCCCGTTCGACGAACAGCGCGACCGCCTCCGACGTCCCGCCGCCGTCCCGGGACAACGGCGGTACGGGGAAGACCCGTTCGAACGGAACCAGCAGCCGGGCCCGGCTCGTCGCGAGGACCCGCACCTCCGGGCAGGCGGCCAACAACCGCTCCAGGAACGGCGCGACACCTTCCCTGACCTGCTCGCAGTTGTCCAGCACCAGGAGCGTCCGGCGTTCGGCCAGCGCGGCGCACACCGCCTCGTCGAGGCCCTGCCCCGGCTGCTCCCCGACCCCCAGGACGGCCGCGACCGCCGCTGCCACCCGGTCCGCGGCGGCGACCGGGGCCAGGTCGACGAACCACACCCCGTCGGTGAACCCACCGGCCGCCGCGGCGGCGACGGCCAGCGCCAGCCTGGTCTTGCCCACACCACCGGGTCCGACCGCCGTCACCTGCCGATGGTCCGCCAGGAGCGCCGCCAGCGCCGCGCGTTCGCGCTCCCGCCCGACGAACGCCGTCAGCGGCGCCGGCAGCGCGGGCACCGGCCGGGGCCGCTCGGTGCGGGCGAGTTCGACCGCCCGCCGGGACAGCGCCCGCCGGTCCGGCAGGTCCAACTTGCGCAGCAGCGAGGAGGTGTGGGACTCGACGGTGCGCACGGAGATGAACAGCCGAGCGGCGATCTCGGCATTGCTGAGGTGTTCGCCGAGCAGCGCGAGCACATCGGCTTCACGGGGCGAGATCACAGGAGTCGGCACCGCGTCATTATGCGGGGCGACTCCGCGGTTCGTTCCGTGGCCCGCTCCGTGGCCCGTTCCGTGGCCCGTTCCGTGGCCCGTTCCGTGGCCCGTTCCGTGCTCGCCACGGATGTGGCCCCCACCCCGCTCGAGGGAGGCTGTGACCAACGCCGAGGACGAGCACAGGAGTGAGAGAGCATGACCGGACCGCGCACCCCCGCCGAGCGCCGCGACGACATCGAGCGCCGCCTCGCCGAGGACATCGACGTGTGGGTGGCCACGGCCTCGCCGGACGGCGTGCCCCACCTCGTGCCGCTCTCTTTCGCGTACGAGGGCGGCGCCCTGCTGCTCGCCACCCCGGTCGGCAGCCCGACCGGCCGCAACCTCGCCGCGGCCGGCACCGTCCGCCTCGCCCTCGGCCACACCCGGGACGTCTGCATGATCGAGGCCGAGGTCCGGGCCCTCGACCTCGACGCCCTCCCGAGCGAGCGGGGCGACCGCTTCGCCGCCCGCACCGGTTTCGACCCGCGGGCCTCGGCCGTCCGGTACGGCTGGTTCCTGGCCGTGCCCCGCCGCGTCCAGGCCTGGCGCGAGGAGAACGAGCTGGCCGGCCGCGAGCTGATGCGCGACGGCCGCTGGCTCGACGAACCGGTCAGTTCCTGAGAAGCCTTCCCCGGCGCCGTCGCGCCACCATGAAACCGTCCAGCCCCACCAGCCCCACCGAGGAGCCCACCATGACCGCCACCGCGAAGACCACGACCGCCAGGACGACGACCGCCAAGGCCGCCGCGCAGCCCTTCGACGGTTTCACCGAGGACGAGCGCGCGGCCATGAAGGAGCACGCCAAGGAGCTCAAGGCCGCGGCCCGCCGCGACCCGCGCACCGCCAAGGCGGACGCCGAGCAGGAAGTCCTCGCCAAGATCGCCGAGATGGAGCCGGCCGACCGCGCCCTCGCCGAACGCGTCCACGCCCTCGTCCGGGCCGCCGCCCCCGCCCTCACCCCCAGGCTCTGGTACGGCATGCCCGCCTACGCCAAGGACGGCAAGGTCCTCTGCTTCTTCCAGTGCGCCCAGAAGTTCAAGTCCCGCTACGCGACGCTGGGCTTCAGCGACGTGGCCACCCTCGACGACGGCGCCATGTGGCCCACCACCTTCGCCCTCACCGCCCTCACCCCCGCCACCGAGGCCCGCATCACCGCCCTCCTCACCACCGCGACCGCCTGACCCGGACCGCTTCGCGCGGAGGGCGCGCCGGTGGGCGGCGGGTGTGGTCCGAAGCTCCCCGCGGAAGCGACGGAGGAGAGTCCCGCCCGGCCCGCGACGGTCCCCGGCCCGGCGAAACGGCCCGGGCTCCTGTCGAGGAACGACAGGAGCCCGGGCCGTTTCGCCGAGTGGCCGCCACCAGGTGCCGGCCACCCCGCAGGAGACCTACAGGTCGTAGTAGAGCTCGAACTCGTGCGGGTGGGGGCGGAGGGCGATGGGGGCGATCTCGTTGGTGCGCTTGAAGTCGATCCAGGTCTCGATCAGGTCCGGGGTGAAGACGTTGCCCGCGAGGAGGTACTCGTGGTCGGCCTCGAGGGCCTCCAGGACGGCGGGGAGGGAGGACGGGACCTGGGGGACGTTGGCGTGCTCCTCGGGGGCCAGCTCGTAGAGGTCCTTGTCGACCGGCTCCAGGGGCTCGATCTTGTTCTTGATGCCGTCCAGGCCGGCCATCAGCATGGCGGCGAAGGCGAGGTAGGGGTTGGAGGAGGGGTCGGGGGCGCGGAACTCGATGCGCTTGGCCTTGGCGTTGGAGCCGGTGATCGGGATCCGGATCGCGGCGGAGCGGTTGCGCTGGGAGTAGACCAGGTTGACCGGGGCCTCGAAGCCGGGGACCAGGCGGTGGTAGGAGTTCACCGACGGGTTGGTGAAGGCGAGCAGCGACGGCGCGTGCCTGAGGAGGCCGCCGATGTAGTAGCGGGCGGTGTCGGAGAGCCCGGCGTACCCCTGCTCGTCGTAGAAGAGCGGTACGCCCTCGGTCCACAGCGACTGGTGGACGTGCATGCCCGAGCCGTTGTCGCCGAAGATCGGCTTCGGCATGAAGGTGGCCGTCTTGCCGGCCCGCCAGGCGACGTTCTTGATGATGTACTTGAACAGCATCAGGTCGTCGGCGGCGTGCAGCAGGGTGTTGAACTTGTAGTTGATCTCCGCCTGGCCGGCCGTGCCGACCTCGTGGTGCTGGCGCTCGACCTCCAGGCCCGCCTTGGCGAGTTCCAGGGACATCTCGGCGCGCAGGTCGGCGAAGTGGTCGACGGGCGGGACCGGGAAGTAGCCGCCCTTGTACTTGACCTTGTAGCCGCGGACGTCGCCCTCGGTGGAGCCGGAGTTCCAGGCGCCGGCCTCGGAGTCGATGTGGTAGTACGAGGCGTTGGCGCTGGTGTCGAACCGGACCGAGTCGAAGACGTAGAACTCGGCCTCCGGGCCGAAGAACGCGGTGTCCGCGATGCCGGAGGAGGCGAGGTAGGCCTCGGCCTTCTTGGCGACGTTGCGCGGGTCGCGGCTGTAGGCCTCGCCGGTCACCGGGTCCTGGATGAAGAAGTTGATGTTGAGGTGCTTCTCCTGGCGGAACGGGTCGAGCCGAGCGGTGGCGAGGTCGGGGACCAGGGCCATGTCGGACTCGTGGATGGCCTGGAAGCCGCGGATCGACGAGCCGTCGAACATCAGGATCTCGGACGGGTCGAACGTCGCCGCGGGTACGGAGAAGTGCTGCAGGACGCCTGGCAGGTCGCAGAAGCGGACATCGACGAACTTCACGTCGTTGTCCTGGATGAACTGCTTCACTTCGGCGGCGTTGTTGAACATCCATCCTCCTCGGCGTAGCGAATGGGGCTCACCATAGGAATGGGCCGTTTCCGGCCGGTGACCCAGTCGTTTCCTGAATGTTAACCGGCGTGGTCGTGCGGGTGGCAAAGCCGTACGGTCATGGACAAAACGCCTTGCCCGGCCAGGTGGGGGAGGTGAAGTGGTCTGGACCACTTGGGAGCGCCGGGGGAAAGCCGCGGGCGGCCGATTCACTCTCCGGTGGCGGGCGGCACGGCTCGGGCCGGGGAGGCGGTGGCCGCTCCCGGCGTTCGCCCGGTTAATGTGGATTCGTGGACACCAGAGAAGCGTTGGGATCGTGGATCGACGGCCCGAAGGCGGCCGCCGAGAAGATGGGAGCCGACTTCGGCTACCGCGGTGAGCGCCTCGGACTGCCCAAGGAGGGTCCCGGCTCGATCGCCGGCCCGGGCCGCCGGCTGGGTGCCCTGTTCGTCGACGGCTGGCTGGTGGCCCTGGTCGCCTACGGGCTGCTCGGCAACGGCTCCGCGGGCTCGGCGAACATGTGGACCACTCCGCTGCTCTTCGCCGTCATCGTGCTGCTGCTCTCGACCACCGGGACGACCTTCGGCAAGCGGCTGTTCGGCCTGCGGGTGGTCCGGCTCGACGGCGGCCGGGCGACCATCCCGCAGGTGCTGCTGCGGACGGCGCTGCTCTTCCTGGTGGTGCCGGCCCTGGTCTGGGACCGCGACACCCGGGGGCTGCACGACAAGGCGGTCGGCACCGTCGAGGTGCGGGTCTGAGAGCCTCCGGGCCCGGGCCCGAGCCGGCCGCGAGGGCCGGAACGCCGAACGGCCCCGCCGCGGAAGCTCCGCGGCGGGGCCGTTCTGGTGTCGACGGGGGAGGGGCTCAGCGAACCTGGCCGCCCTTGGGCATCCGGGCGCCCTTGGGCATCGGGCCCTTGGGGATGGGCGCCTTGGAGAGCAGGTCGCCGAGCGCGCGCAGCCGGTCGTTGGTCTCGGTGACCTGGGCGGGCGTGATGGCGCGCGGCAGACGCATCAGGTGGATCTGCAGCTTCTTGAGGGGGACCTCGTCCTTGCCGTCGCCCACCACGATGTCGTGCACCGGCACGCCGTCGCCGACGACCCGGGCCATCTTCTTCTTCTCGGACGCGAGCAGCTGGCGGACCCGGTTCGGGTTGCCCTCACCGATCAGCGCGATGCCGGCCCGGCCGACGGCGCGGTAGACCGCGTCCTGGCTGCGGGTGACGGCCACCGGGGTGGAGCTCGCGCTCCAGCCGCGCCGGATGTTGTTCAGCACGGCGGCGACGGCACCCGGCTGCCCCTCCATCTGCCCGAACGCCGCGCGCTCCGCCCGGCGCCCGAAGACGATCGCCATGGCCAGGAAGGCCACGATGAAGCCCAGGATGCCCAGGTAGACGGGGTGCTCGATCGCGAAACCGATGGCCAGGAACACGCCGAAGGTCAGCAGGCCGACGCCGGCGATGATCAGGCCGATCTTGGTGTCGACCTTCTTGGTCATGGTGTATGCCAGGCGGATCTGCTTCAGTCGCCCGGGGTTCTCGGATGTTTCCCTCGCCATAACGCTCATGGTACGTGGCGCGGGTACGGGATATCCAAGCCCGGGTACCCGTTCGCCCCGAACCGTGACCCGGCTGCCCCTGTTCCGCCCGGTGTTCCGGCCCCCCGGAGTGCGCCTGAAGTGCTCCCGGAGTGCCCCCGGAACACCCCCGAACGACCTCCGATCGGTCCCCGGAGCGCCCGCCCCGGCCCGCCCGCCCCGGCCCGCCCGCCCTCGTCAGCGGCGCGCGGCCTTCGCCGGGGCGCCCGCCGGTCCCCCCGCCGGGGCGCCCACCGGTCCGCCGTCGAGCTCCCGCGCCGCCGCGTGCCTGCGGTTCTCGCAGACGGCGGCCCAGGCGTTCCGCCGCGCCTGGCGCTGTCCGCCCGCCAGCAGCACGCTCTCGGCCAGCCGGAGCGCGGTGCCCACCGACCGGAGTTCCACCCGGAAATCGACCCGCATGCCGAAACAGCTCCCCTCGGACCGAGCGGACGCGCGGGCGGACCCGTGACCGGATGCGCGCGGAGGTGCGGTCGTGCTCGGAGGTGTGGCCGAGAAAAATCGAACACTCTTGGAGACGCCATCGTCCCCACTCCGTGTTACCAGTCCGTG comes from Streptomyces sp. TLI_053 and encodes:
- a CDS encoding pyridoxamine 5'-phosphate oxidase family protein, which produces MTGPRTPAERRDDIERRLAEDIDVWVATASPDGVPHLVPLSFAYEGGALLLATPVGSPTGRNLAAAGTVRLALGHTRDVCMIEAEVRALDLDALPSERGDRFAARTGFDPRASAVRYGWFLAVPRRVQAWREENELAGRELMRDGRWLDEPVSS
- a CDS encoding DUF1801 domain-containing protein — its product is MTATAKTTTARTTTAKAAAQPFDGFTEDERAAMKEHAKELKAAARRDPRTAKADAEQEVLAKIAEMEPADRALAERVHALVRAAAPALTPRLWYGMPAYAKDGKVLCFFQCAQKFKSRYATLGFSDVATLDDGAMWPTTFALTALTPATEARITALLTTATA
- the glnA gene encoding type I glutamate--ammonia ligase, with translation MFNNAAEVKQFIQDNDVKFVDVRFCDLPGVLQHFSVPAATFDPSEILMFDGSSIRGFQAIHESDMALVPDLATARLDPFRQEKHLNINFFIQDPVTGEAYSRDPRNVAKKAEAYLASSGIADTAFFGPEAEFYVFDSVRFDTSANASYYHIDSEAGAWNSGSTEGDVRGYKVKYKGGYFPVPPVDHFADLRAEMSLELAKAGLEVERQHHEVGTAGQAEINYKFNTLLHAADDLMLFKYIIKNVAWRAGKTATFMPKPIFGDNGSGMHVHQSLWTEGVPLFYDEQGYAGLSDTARYYIGGLLRHAPSLLAFTNPSVNSYHRLVPGFEAPVNLVYSQRNRSAAIRIPITGSNAKAKRIEFRAPDPSSNPYLAFAAMLMAGLDGIKNKIEPLEPVDKDLYELAPEEHANVPQVPSSLPAVLEALEADHEYLLAGNVFTPDLIETWIDFKRTNEIAPIALRPHPHEFELYYDL
- a CDS encoding RDD family protein translates to MDTREALGSWIDGPKAAAEKMGADFGYRGERLGLPKEGPGSIAGPGRRLGALFVDGWLVALVAYGLLGNGSAGSANMWTTPLLFAVIVLLLSTTGTTFGKRLFGLRVVRLDGGRATIPQVLLRTALLFLVVPALVWDRDTRGLHDKAVGTVEVRV
- a CDS encoding DUF4191 domain-containing protein, with translation MARETSENPGRLKQIRLAYTMTKKVDTKIGLIIAGVGLLTFGVFLAIGFAIEHPVYLGILGFIVAFLAMAIVFGRRAERAAFGQMEGQPGAVAAVLNNIRRGWSASSTPVAVTRSQDAVYRAVGRAGIALIGEGNPNRVRQLLASEKKKMARVVGDGVPVHDIVVGDGKDEVPLKKLQIHLMRLPRAITPAQVTETNDRLRALGDLLSKAPIPKGPMPKGARMPKGGQVR